One window of the Solanum stenotomum isolate F172 chromosome 11, ASM1918654v1, whole genome shotgun sequence genome contains the following:
- the LOC125843852 gene encoding glutelin type-D 1-like encodes MDIDLTPKLAKQVYGGDGGSYHAWCPNDLPMLKEGNIGAGKLALTKNGFALPRYSDSAKVAYVLQGSGVAGIVLPEKDEKVVAIKKGDSIALPFGVVTWWYNKEDPELVVLFLGDTKTAHTAGSFTDMYLTGSNGIFTGFSTEFVSRAWDVEESVAKTLVSSQTAKGIVKLDAGFQMPEPKQANRDGMVLNCEEAPLDVDIKGGGRVVVLNTKNLPLVGEVGTGADLVRLNGSAMCSPGFSCDSALQVTYIVRGSGRVQVVGPDGKRILETHLKPGNLFIVPRFCVVSKIADPDGMDWFSIITTPNPKFTNLAGKVSPWKSLSPQVLQASFKVAPEVEKHFSSKRTAEEVFFPPPN; translated from the exons ATGGATATTGATCTAACCCCAAAGTTGGCTAAACAAGTTTATGGAGGAGATGGTGGTTCTTATCATGCATGGTGTCCTAATGACCTTCCCATGTTGAAGGAAGGAAATATTGGCGCTGGGAAACTTGCTCTTACAAAGAATGGCTTTGCTTTGCCTCGTTACTCTGATTCCGCTAAGGTCGCCTATGTTCTTCAAG GTAGTGGAGTTGCTGGAATTGTTCTTCCGGAAAAAGACGAGAAGGTGGTAGCCATTAAGAAGGGTGATTCTATTGCCCTTCCTTTTGGTGTTGTAACATGGTGGTACAACAAAGAGGACCCTGAACTTGTGGTTCTCTTCCTTGGTGATACCAAAACTGCACATACGGCTGGTTCATTTACTGACATGTACTTGACCGGCTCCAATGGAATTTTCACCGGTTTCTCAACTGAGTTTGTTAGCAGGGCATGGGATGTAGAAGAGAGTGTTGCTAAGACTCTAGTTAGCTCCCAGACTGCTAAGGGCATTGTTAAGCTCGATGCAGGCTTCCAAATGCCTGAGCCTAAGCAAGCCAACAGGGATGGCATGGTTCTCAACTGTGAGGAAGCTCCATTGGATGTTGATATCAAGGGCGGTGGAAGGGTTGTTGTTTTGAATACCAAGAACTTGCCATTAGTTGGCGAAGTTGGAACTGGTGCTGATCTTGTTAGGTTGAACGGAAGTGCTATGTGCTCTCCCGGTTTCTCGTGTGACTCAGCCCTTCAAGTCACCTACATTGTCAGAGGCAGTGGCCGAGTTCAGGTTGTTGGCCCTGATGGTAAGCGTATTCTTGAAACACATCTCAAGCCTGGTAATCTATTCATTGTTCCAAGGTTCTGTGTTGTCTCGAAGATTGCCGATCCTGATGGCATGGATTGGTTCTCCATCATCACTACGCCCAA CCCAAAGTTCACAAACTTGGCTGGAAAGGTTTCACCATGGAAATCTCTATCCCCACAAGTTCTGCAGGCCTCTTTCAAGGTTGCACCAGAGGTAGAGAAGCATTTCAGCTCCAAGAGAACTGCAGAAGAGGTGTTCTTCCCACCACCAAACTGA
- the LOC125843850 gene encoding 12S seed storage globulin 1-like codes for MDVDLTPKLAKQIYGGDGGSYHAWCPNELPMLKEGNIGAAKIALSKNGFALPRYSDSAKVAYVLQGCGVAGIVLPEKEEKVITIKKGDAIALPFGVVTWWYNKDDTELVVLFLGDTKTAHKAGSFTDMYLTGSNGIFTGFSTEFVSRAWDVEESVAKTLVSSQTAKGIVKLDAGFQMPEPKQANRDGMVLNCEEAPLDVDIKGGGKVVVLNTKNLPLVGEVGLGADLVRLDGSAMCSPGFSCDSALQVTYIVRGSGRVQVVGPDGKRVLEAHLKAGNLFIVPRFCVVSKIGDPDGMDWFSIITTPNPIFTHLAGKTSTWKALSPQVLQAAFKVSPDVEKLFSSKRTAEEIFFPPPN; via the exons ATGGATGTTGATCTAACCCCAAAGTTGGCTAAGCAAATTTATGGAGGAGATGGTGGTTCTTATCATGCATGGTGCCCTAATGAGCTTCCCATGTTGAAGGAAGGAAATATTGGCGCTGCCAAAATTGCTCTGTCAAAGAATGGATTTGCTTTGCCTCGTTACTCTGATTCTGCTAAGGTCGCTTATGTTCTTCAAG GTTGTGGAGTTGCTGGAattgttcttcctgagaaagaagagaaggtGATCACCATTAAGAAGGGTGATGCTATTGCTCTTCCTTTTGGTGTTGTAACATGGTGGTACAACAAAGACGATACTGAACTTGTGGTTCTCTTCCTTGGTGATACCAAAACTGCACACAAGGCTGGTTCATTCACTGACATGTACTTGACAGGCTCCAACGGGATTTTCACTGGTTTCTCAACTGAGTTTGTTAGCAGGGCATGGGATGTAGAAGAGAGTGTTGCTAAGACTCTAGTTAGCTCCCAGACTGCTAAGGGGATTGTTAAGCTGGATGCAGGCTTCCAAATGCCCGAGCCTAAGCAAGCCAACAGGGATGGTATGGTTCTCAACTGTGAGGAAGCCCCATTGGATGTCGATATCAAGGGTGGTGGAAAGGTGGTTGTTTTGAATACCAAGAACTTGCCATTGGTTGGTGAAGTTGGACTTGGTGCTGATCTTGTTAGGTTGGATGGAAGTGCTATGTGCTCTCCCGGTTTTTCATGTGACTCAGCCCTTCAGGTTACTTACATTGTGAGAGGCAGTGGTCGAGTTCAGGTTGTTGGCCCTGATGGTAAGCGTGTTCTGGAAGCACATCTCAAAGCTGGTAATCTCTTCATTGTTCCGAGGTTCTGTGTTGTCTCAAAAATTGGTGATCCTGATGGCATGGATTGGTTCTCCATTATCACTACCCCCAA TCCAATATTCACTCACTTGGCTGGAAAGACTTCAACCTGGAAAGCTCTATCCCCACAAGTGCTGCAGGCTGCTTTCAAGGTCTCACCGGATGTTGAGAAGCTATTCAGCTCCAAGAGAACTGCAGAAGAGATTTTCTTCCCGCCACCAAACTGA
- the LOC125843853 gene encoding UDP-galactose/UDP-glucose transporter 5B isoform X2 has product MAEPPLLPLKENKIAKGTFAVVGIMSTLVIYGILQASKKALDPVAPLYKYGVVSISNILTTTCQYEALKYVSFPVQTLAKCAKMIPVMIWGAIIMQKKYQGQDYLLAFLVTLGCSLFILYQGAGDISPFNRGRESTVWGVSLMIGYLGFDGFTSTFQDKLFKGYDMEIHNQIFYTTVCSCLLSFTGLILQGNLLMAIDFVCRHHDCFFDIALLSTVATASQFFISYTIRTFGALTFATIMTTRQLVSILLSCLWFGHPLSWEQCIGAVIVFGSLYARSFLKTKEKAMAETKVPGGS; this is encoded by the exons ATGGCGGAGCCACCGTTGTTGCCGTTGAAGGAGAACAAGATAGCCAAAGGAACTTTTGCAGTGGTTGGAATCATGTCTACTCTCGTCATTTATGGCATCTTACAG gCAAGTAAGAAGGCCTTGGACCCAGTAGCTCCACTCTATAAATATGGTGTTGTTTCTATTTCTAACATCCTTACAACTACTTGTCAGTATGAG GCTCTCAAGTACGTTAGCTTTCCTGTTCAAACCCTGGCAAAATGTGCCAAGATGATACCTGTAATG ATCTGGGGTGCTATCATTATGCAAAAGAAGTACCAAGGACAGGACTATCTTTTGGCATTCCTAGTAACTCTGGGTTGTTCATTATTTATTCTGTATCAG GGTGCAGGTGACATCAGTCCCTTCAATAGAGGAAGGGAAAGCACAGTCTGGGGAGTTTCTCTGATGATAGGCTATCTTGG GTTTGATGGCTTCACGAGTACTTTTCAGGACAAACTTTTTAAAGGCTATGATATGGAAATACACAATCAAATATTCTATACAACGGTCTGTTCGTGTCTTCTTAGTTTCACTG GTCTAATTTTGCAAGGCAATCTTCTCATGGCAATAGATTTTGTATGCCGCCATCATGATTGTTTCTTTGATATTGCTCTGCTTTCGACT GTAGCAACTGCAAGTCagttttttatttcttacaCAATCCGCACATTTGGTGCTCTAACATTTGCAACCATAATGACCACAAGACAG TTGGTGAGCATTTTACTGTCATGCTTGTGGTTTGGCCATCCTTTGAGCTGGGAGCAATGCATCGGAGCT GTTATCGTGTTTGGATCCCTTTATGCAAGAAGCTTCTTGAAGACAAAAGAGAAGGCAATGGCTGAAACTAAAGTCCCAGGTGGTTCATAA
- the LOC125843853 gene encoding UDP-galactose/UDP-glucose transporter 5B isoform X1 yields the protein MAEPPLLPLKENKIAKGTFAVVGIMSTLVIYGILQEKIMRVPYGPNKEFFSYSLFLVFCNRITTSAVSAGVLLASKKALDPVAPLYKYGVVSISNILTTTCQYEALKYVSFPVQTLAKCAKMIPVMIWGAIIMQKKYQGQDYLLAFLVTLGCSLFILYQGAGDISPFNRGRESTVWGVSLMIGYLGFDGFTSTFQDKLFKGYDMEIHNQIFYTTVCSCLLSFTGLILQGNLLMAIDFVCRHHDCFFDIALLSTVATASQFFISYTIRTFGALTFATIMTTRQLVSILLSCLWFGHPLSWEQCIGAVIVFGSLYARSFLKTKEKAMAETKVPGGS from the exons ATGGCGGAGCCACCGTTGTTGCCGTTGAAGGAGAACAAGATAGCCAAAGGAACTTTTGCAGTGGTTGGAATCATGTCTACTCTCGTCATTTATGGCATCTTACAG GAAAAGATCATGAGAGTTCCCTACGGACCGAACAAAGAATTTTTTTCGTACTCATTGTTTCTTGTCTTTTGCAATCGGATTACCACCTCTGCGGTCTCTGCCGGAGTTTTACTG gCAAGTAAGAAGGCCTTGGACCCAGTAGCTCCACTCTATAAATATGGTGTTGTTTCTATTTCTAACATCCTTACAACTACTTGTCAGTATGAG GCTCTCAAGTACGTTAGCTTTCCTGTTCAAACCCTGGCAAAATGTGCCAAGATGATACCTGTAATG ATCTGGGGTGCTATCATTATGCAAAAGAAGTACCAAGGACAGGACTATCTTTTGGCATTCCTAGTAACTCTGGGTTGTTCATTATTTATTCTGTATCAG GGTGCAGGTGACATCAGTCCCTTCAATAGAGGAAGGGAAAGCACAGTCTGGGGAGTTTCTCTGATGATAGGCTATCTTGG GTTTGATGGCTTCACGAGTACTTTTCAGGACAAACTTTTTAAAGGCTATGATATGGAAATACACAATCAAATATTCTATACAACGGTCTGTTCGTGTCTTCTTAGTTTCACTG GTCTAATTTTGCAAGGCAATCTTCTCATGGCAATAGATTTTGTATGCCGCCATCATGATTGTTTCTTTGATATTGCTCTGCTTTCGACT GTAGCAACTGCAAGTCagttttttatttcttacaCAATCCGCACATTTGGTGCTCTAACATTTGCAACCATAATGACCACAAGACAG TTGGTGAGCATTTTACTGTCATGCTTGTGGTTTGGCCATCCTTTGAGCTGGGAGCAATGCATCGGAGCT GTTATCGTGTTTGGATCCCTTTATGCAAGAAGCTTCTTGAAGACAAAAGAGAAGGCAATGGCTGAAACTAAAGTCCCAGGTGGTTCATAA
- the LOC125844917 gene encoding uncharacterized protein LOC125844917, whose amino-acid sequence MEDMASLWSYQQTVDELRQKLLYTNVELEELKADKNDEMKKNKEYVKQLIQMLKIVCEERDEARVQIQKLLNKLDSIVMMKSTKANYSTDQYSNSLSSETYNYHNSFFDSVASPECSNNMANDHNVDNCVTQLAPKVELIIENLVKGKTLPQQGKLLQAVVETGPILQTLLVSGQLPQWRNPPHVSINGCQSDSS is encoded by the exons ATGGAAGACATGGCTTCTTTATGGTCTTATCAACAG ACAGTGGATGAATTGAGACAAAAGCTTTTGTACACTAATGTTGAACTTGAAGAATTGAAGGCAGataaaaatgatgaaatgaagAAGAACAAAGAATATGTGAAGCAATTAATCCAAATGTTGAAGATAGTTTGTGAAGAAAGAGATGAAGCAAGagttcaaattcaaaaactACTCAACAAACTTGATAGTATTGTGATGATGAAGTCTACAAAAGCAAATTATTCAACTGATCAGTACTCCAATAGCCTGTCTTCAGAAACATACAATTACCATAATTCATTTTTCGATTCAGTTGCTTCCCCTGAATGTTCCAACAATATGGCTAATGATCATAACGTTGACAATTGTGTTACTCAATTGGCCCCAAAAGTTGAATTGATTATTGAGAATCTTGTAAAGGGGAAAACTTTGCCACAACAAGGGAAACTGTTGCAAGCTGTAGTTGAAACAGGACCAATTCTGCAGACACTTTTAGTTTCAGGACAACTTCCTCAATGGCGAAATCCGCCTCATGTTTCCATTAATGGGTGTCAATCTGATTCATCCTGA